Proteins encoded in a region of the Candidatus Desulfatibia profunda genome:
- a CDS encoding MBL fold metallo-hydrolase, translated as MTEDSKKTKEQKEFEELREQYPSLEEQPQHPGWVSVAKVLKKTDPVFENMQFLLGYDFSCNIYVLTGDYLTVVDPGNDYTGLMELFKSGYQPEDIKKIVLTHGHRDHAMGALELLRAYPEISESGGFEIIFHESGPEGLKKVLKESRCRITTVKGGELLELGGFEWEVIYTPGHTVDGISLYHVPSKTAFTGDTVLPYGISDPDNQAGGRLDHYLVSVKELLKRDIENILPGHGVPVVSAGKRVIETAYESILREIMGGEGDIPWMEGASKLVEKGLLEEAVYCSDKELARNPQNLTALQLKAYCLTDMGRCAEAVALLDIILAQQGDNPHALLGKGHALLGLQKYAESLKYLDEVININPDIKEAHIYKGMALHLSGRFDEAMDIEVFRTEFAERFKEQLDKKQ; from the coding sequence ATGACCGAGGATTCTAAAAAAACGAAAGAACAAAAAGAGTTCGAGGAACTAAGGGAACAGTACCCCTCACTGGAAGAGCAGCCGCAACACCCGGGCTGGGTTTCGGTGGCTAAGGTTCTGAAAAAGACCGATCCGGTTTTTGAAAACATGCAATTTTTGCTGGGATATGATTTCTCCTGTAATATATACGTTTTAACGGGAGACTATTTGACTGTCGTCGATCCGGGCAACGATTACACCGGTCTCATGGAACTTTTCAAATCAGGTTATCAGCCGGAGGACATTAAAAAGATCGTCCTGACCCACGGCCATCGGGATCATGCCATGGGAGCGCTGGAACTTTTACGGGCCTATCCGGAAATCAGTGAAAGCGGCGGCTTTGAAATAATATTCCACGAATCGGGTCCGGAAGGGTTAAAAAAGGTGCTTAAAGAATCCCGGTGCCGTATCACCACGGTCAAGGGCGGCGAGCTGCTCGAGCTTGGCGGCTTTGAATGGGAAGTGATTTACACACCCGGCCATACGGTTGATGGTATATCCCTGTATCATGTCCCCAGCAAAACCGCTTTTACCGGCGACACTGTGCTGCCCTATGGCATATCCGATCCCGACAATCAGGCCGGCGGCCGGCTGGACCATTACCTGGTAAGCGTCAAGGAACTGCTCAAACGGGATATTGAAAACATATTGCCCGGCCATGGGGTCCCGGTAGTTTCGGCCGGCAAAAGGGTCATAGAGACGGCTTACGAGAGCATCCTGCGGGAAATCATGGGAGGCGAGGGAGATATTCCGTGGATGGAGGGAGCTTCGAAACTGGTTGAAAAAGGTCTGCTGGAAGAGGCGGTGTATTGTAGCGATAAAGAGCTGGCTCGCAATCCGCAAAACTTGACCGCGCTCCAGCTCAAGGCCTACTGCCTGACTGACATGGGCAGGTGCGCTGAGGCCGTGGCGCTTCTGGATATAATCCTGGCACAACAAGGCGACAACCCGCATGCCCTGCTGGGCAAGGGACATGCCCTGCTGGGGCTTCAGAAATATGCCGAGAGCTTGAAATACCTGGATGAGGTGATAAATATCAACCCTGATATCAAGGAGGCCCATATATACAAAGGCATGGCCCTGCATCTTTCGGGCAGATTTGACGAGGCTATGGATATAGAGGTTTTTCGAACGGAATTTGCCGAAAGATTCAAGGAACAGCTTGATAAAAAGCAGTAG